In one Pangasianodon hypophthalmus isolate fPanHyp1 chromosome 22, fPanHyp1.pri, whole genome shotgun sequence genomic region, the following are encoded:
- the csrnp1b gene encoding cysteine/serine-rich nuclear protein 1b — MSGLHKRKFEEVEEDPCYSSSSPSSLSSSAYSGWDSDGESCYSDTLDSTPSNPSSPAASLNTTSILKKTKRPRRGNVQFDQVTVFFFPRCQGFTSVPSRGGCTLGMLQRHSAQRRYTLAEFAIEQRRLRREKIKNRMKEEKLEALKQKLTKNGTQESEEADRLTVDDIPEEEIDLSGVNLDSGSFLHPYPSKRRHAILKAAGVKKIDKEEKRQLHELRMSREDCGCDCQGFCEPETCSCSLAGIKCQMDHSSFPCGCTKDGCGNTEGRIEFNPSRVQTHYIHTIMKLELEKRLEEHASENEATSDEQPKMSSGDLCPAEGGGEPNSSSFHFNSELAAAEENSCSSDMTDSSSSSGQSEDLEAADAPQSEQSSLDVDENGLAQILSFSDTDNDECSLQCRDAGCSQEQRRTEPSSVGYGIFSTVENVDSDDNACTPQTDSTDRAAAVSELLDENANQDDTLFHSGSVPNTPSPTIDNYMDLSLSSESDLEFFDGFPCLGPSSLYNSLKEYEHLDNFFQFQLPAHPSFPQVNDQGTGLLESLIGLSESVPEPPATFTDNQMLEEAMKLSVMEYVKV; from the exons ATGAGTGGGCTTCACAAGAGGAAGTttgaggaggtggaggaggaccCATGCTACTCTTCATCCTCTCCCtcgtctctctcctcctctgccTACTCCGGCTGGGACTCAGATGGCGAGAGCTGCTATTCGGACACCCTGGACTCCACGcccagtaacccgagctcaccAGCAGCGTCGCTCAACA CCACCTCAATCCTCAAAAAGACCAAAAGACCACGGAGGGGCAATGTGCAGTTTGATCAGGTGACCGTCTTCTTCTTCCCACGGTGCCAGGGTTTTACCAGTGTACCTAGTAGAGGTGGATGCACACTGGGCATGTTGCAGAGGCACAGTGCACAGCGCCGCTACACGCTGGCAGAGTTTGCTATTGAACAGCGCCGCCTACGGCGCGAGAAGATCAAGAACAGAATGAAAGAAGAGAAACTGGAGGCTCTGAAACAGAAG CTGACTAAGAATGGTACACAGGAGTCCGAAGAGGCGGACCGGCTGACTGTGGATGATATCCCCGAGGAAGAGATCGATCTCAGCGGTGTGAACTTGGACAGTGGGTCATTCCTCCACCCCTACCCATCCAAGAGGCGGCACGCCATCCTGAAAGCAGCCGGAGTGAAGAAGATTGACAAGGAAGAGAAGAGGCAGCTGCATGAGCTGCGCATGTCACGGGAAGACTGTGGCTGCGACTGCCAGGGCTTCTGCGAGCCCGAAACCTGCAGCTGCAGTTTGGCTGGCATCAAGTGTCAG ATGGACCACTCATCCTTCCCCTGTGGCTGCACCAAGGATGGCTGTGGGAATACAGAGGGCCGCATTGAGTTTAACCCCAGTCGTGTTCAGACCCACTACATTCACACCATCATGAAGCTGGAGCTAGAAAAGCGTCTGGAGGAGCATGCTTCTGAAAATGAGGCCACTTCAGATGAGCAGCCCAAGATGAGCTCTGGAGACCTCTGTCCAGCAGAGGGTGGCGGTGAGCCTAACAGCTCAAGCTTTCATTTCAACTCTGAATTGGCAGCAGCTGAAGAGAACAGCTGTAGTAGTGACATGACGGACTCCTCTAGTTCTTCGGGTCAGAGCGAGGACTTGGAAGCGGCTGACGCACCTCAGAGTGAACAGTCCTCTTTGGACGTGGATGAGAACGGACTTGCACAAATCCTGAGCTTCAGCGACACTGATAACGATGAATGCTCTCTACAATGCAGGGATGCCGGCTGCAGCCAAGAGCAGAGAAGGACTGAGCCGTCGTCTGTAGGATACGGCATCTTCAGTACTGTGGAAAACGTGGACAGTGATGATAACGCTTGCACACCACAAACAGACTCTACAGACAGAGCGGCGGCTGTGTCCGAGCTCTTGGATGAAAACGCAAATCAAGACGACACACTCTTTCACAGCGGATCAGTTCCTAACACACCGTCTCCTACGATCGATAATTACATGGACCTGAGCCTCTCCTCGGAGTCTGACTTGGAGTTCTTTGACGGCTTCCCCTGTCTAGGGCCCAGCTCGCTGTACAACTCTCTCAAGGAGTATGAACATTTGGACaacttttttcagtttcagttgcCTGCCCACCCCAGTTTTCCACAAGTCAATGACCAAGGCACCGGTCTCTTGGAGTCGCTGATTGGTTTGTCAGAATCTGTACCAGAACCACCTGCTACGTTCACAGACAATCAGATGCTGGAAGAAGCCATGAAGTTGTCTGTGATGGAGTATGTAAAAGTCTGA